One genomic region from Esox lucius isolate fEsoLuc1 chromosome 24, fEsoLuc1.pri, whole genome shotgun sequence encodes:
- the si:ch73-40a2.1 gene encoding tyrosine-protein kinase receptor TYRO3: protein MFPVRWSVVWLWISCVRTFAQSASEEVELFNSINQASLKWKSDAPKAWTEKLLRMGSETAVPVYQACTENNIGKSRSLLTSWIPRKDALLLLLDLKFAQEEETSSNQLSPLQIYLLESDSPLQTFQNSRAAKEIRASKTFTDKTAGDQIKEYLEYSSGLTLNTKPLSRGGFHLGFTYSGPCVLIASVRLYYRRCPGFFSHLAEFEGASAGARPVTGSCVEGALVLGGQVNPPERECHADGAWGPLQGGCACARGHEEKGNSCVACRAGYYKTANSSGGCGPCPANSKTEGEGADECDCVLGFFRIQSDPYALECTKPPSAPVNVSVHHVTESILTLLWEPPIDLGGRKEVSYDVECLERAGDSDALWVECGEAVVFFPDSAGLTVSAINLTGISSQFDYKLSVWARNNVTFQQGAPASSVASVIIHRWKSRGLYTAAPVSLGPNQSRVKRLFPWWVVGALLGGLLLAALVAVVVFSLRRKYIKLGHDQEVELLPIHAVVSYRHNVEPHSPPVEVNNTVSQPSAVQLLSGVSDRLLTSLSKVLVDRNQLTLGKELGAGEFGSVYEGIFNPEEGVVIKVAVKTMRVGIHSREDLESFLKEAEIMQHFDHTNVVKLLGVTLEQEQDSPLPVPLVILPFMKHGDLRRFLIATRYGDIPMFVPLQSLLRFMIDIAAGMEYLTSRGFLHRDLAARNCMLGDDLRVCVADFGLSKKIFSNNYYRQTVATRMPIKWMAMESLSESIFTIKSDVWSFGVTMWEIVSRGKTPYPGVHNYELLDLLTAGHRLKQPESDDKLYEVMLHCWHSDPGQRPGFLELGERLKALLCELPPLDASLEAHYINQGLEAATNNPDGVDRAEDEPGYEGGTAGGVAGNVYLPAPVAVAKPAWKKEALPEDEDGYLCYQSGSPVAKLD from the exons ATGTTTCCTGTCAGATGGAGCGTTGTTTGGCTATGGATATCTTGTGTCCGTACCTTTGCTCAATCTGCTTCAGAGGAAG TTGAACTGTTTAACTCAATCAATCAGGCCAGTCTGAAATGGAAATCTGATGCACCCAAAGCA TGGACTGAGAAACTACTGAGGATGGGTTCAGAGACTGCTGTGCCAGTCTACCAAGCCTGTACTGAAAACAACATTGGCAAAAGCAGATCATTACTGACAAGTTGGATTCCGCGGAAGGATGCACTGCTCCTGCTGTTGGACCTCAAATTCGCCCAGGAAGAGGAGACATCGTCCAATCAGCTAAGTCCACTCCAGATCTACCTTCTGGAATCGGACTCTCCACTGCAGACATTCCAGAATTCCCGGGCTGCCAAAGAGATCCGAGCATCAAAGACCTTCACTGACAAAACAGCAGGGGATCAGATTAAGGAGTACCTGGAATACAGCTCAGGTTTAACGTTGAACACTAAACCCCTCTCGCGCGGCGGCTTCCATCTTGGATTCACCTACTCTGGGCCCTGTGTTCTCATCGCCTCGGTCAGGTTGTACtacaggagatgtcctgggTTTTTCAGCCACTTGGCTGAGTTTGAAGGTGCTTCTGCCGGAGCCCGGCCCGTAACGGGGTCCTGTGTGGAGGGGGCCCTGGTGCTGGGTGGGCAGGTGAACCCCCCTGAGAGGGAGTGCCATGCAGATGGGGCGTGGGGTCCCCTGCAAGGGGGATGCGCCTGCGCCCGCGGACATGAGGAGAAGGGGAACTCTTGTGTAG CCTGTAGAGCTGGATACTACAAGACAGCCAATAGCAGTGGAGGCTGTGGCCCGTGCCCAGCCAATAGCAAGACAGAAGGGGAGGGTGCGGATGAGTGTGACTGTGTCCTGGGATTCTTCCGTATCCAGAGCGACCCATATGCCTTAGAGTGCACAA AACCCCCCTCTGCCCCTGTAAATGTATCAGTCCACCATGTCACTGAATCAATACTGACTCTTCTCTGGGAGCCTCCTATTGATCtcggggggagaaaggaagtgTCATACGATGTGGAGTGCTTGGAAAGGGCAGGCGATTCGGACGCACTGTGGGTGGAGTGTGGGGAGGCAGTCGTCTTTTTCCCCGACTCAGCAGGACTGACTGTCAGTGCTATTAACCTCACAGGGATCAGCTCACAGTTTGACTACAAGCTGTCGGTGTGGGCACGTAACAATGTCACATTCCAGCAGGGGGCGCCAGCATCATCAGTGGCGTCCGTAATCATTCACAGAT GGAAATCAAGAGGGTTATACACTGCTGCACCCGTCTCGCTGGGCCCTAACCAGTCCAGAGTTAAGCGTCTCTTTCCATGGTGGGTCGTCGGAGCTCTACTTGGAGGCCTTCTGCTTGCAGCTCTGGTCgctgttgttgtgttttctctGCGACGGAAATACATCAAGCTCGG TCATGACCAGGAGGTGGAGCTGCTGCCCATTCACGCAGTTGTGTCCTATCGTCACAACGTGGAGCCACACTCTCCCCCTGTGGAAGTCAACAACA CGGTGTCGCAGCCCAGTGCGGTCCAGTTGCTGTCGGGTGTTAGTGACAGACTGCTGACCAGTCTGAGTAAAGTCCTGGTGGACAGGAACCAGCTGACCCTGGGGAAGGAGCTTGGAGCTG GAGAATTTGGTTCTGTTTATGAGGGGATCTTTAATCCAGAGGAGGGGGTGGTCATCAAAGTAGCGGTCAAGACAATGAGAG TTGGAATCCACAGTCGGGAGGACTTAGAGTCATTTCTCAAAGAAGCGGAGATCATGCAGCACTTTGACCACACCAATGTTGTCAAACTTCTTG GGGTCACTTTGGAGCAAGAGCAGGATTCCCCGCTGCCAGTACCTCTGGTTATTCTGCCTTTCATGAAGCATGGAGACCTGCGGCGATTCCTCATCGCTACCCGCTATGGGGATATTCCCATG TTTGTTCCCCTCCAGAGTCTCTTGCGCTTCATGATTGACATTGCGGCCGGCATGGAGTATCTGACTTCGCGGGGATTTCTGCACAGGGACCTGGCTGCACGCAATTGCAT GTTGGGGGATGACCTGCGTGTCTGTGTGGCTGACTTCGGCCTCTCCAAGAAGATTTTCAGCAACAATtattacagacagacagtggcCACCCGCATGCCCATCAAGTGGATGGCAATGGAGAGCCTTTCAGAGTCCATCTTCACCATCAAGAGTGATGTG TGGTCATTTGGGGTCACCATGTGGGAGATTGTGTCCAGGGGAAAGACACCGTATCCAGGGGTCCACAACTACGAGCTCTTGGACCTGCTGACTGCTGGACACCGACTCAAACAGCCTGAGTCCGATGACAAACT GTATGAAGTGATGCTGCATTGTTGGCATAGTGATCCGGGACAGAGGCCTGGGTTCTTGGAGCTGGGGGAGAGGCTCAAAGCCCTTCTGTGTGAGCTGCCCCCTCTGGACGCCAGCCTGGAGGCCCACTACATCAACCAGGGGCTGGAGGCCGCCACTAACAATCCGGACGGTGTTGACCGAGCCGAGGACGAGCCAGGTTATGAGGGGGGCACGGCAGGGGGCGTGGCAGGGAACGTGTACCTGCCCGCCCCCGTGGCTGTCGCTAAACCTGCATGGAAGAAAGAGGCACTGCCGGAAGACGAGGATGGATATCTGTGTTATCAAAGCGGATCTCCTGTGGCGAAATTGGATTAG